In a genomic window of Cystobacter fuscus DSM 2262:
- the serB gene encoding phosphoserine phosphatase SerB produces the protein MTSSSASHQSLLLTLTGRDHPGIASRLTGLLADAGAVLLDIEQVVVQGQLTLCLLVRVPEGRDVLQELRSAVQALGVSLESRAVGDSGAQAAASPSRHVVTVVGRSLGARELHAVTECLARHEANIERIHRLSDVEPGSFELHLALPASKEPGELQRSLLELAMATSAFDVALQRESLYRRAKRLVVMDMDSTLIRIEVIDELARAHGVGEQVSRITERAMHGEMDYDESLRQRVALLKGLDARVLHELAARLPLTEGAETLIRVLKRLGYRTAIISGGFSVAAEALKARLGIDYAHSNLLEEADGKLTGRTLGAIVNARRKAELLEDIARAEGILLDQVIAVGDGANDLLMLERAGLGIAFRAKPKLRQAADTSISAGGLDTILYFLGLTARELREVGE, from the coding sequence ATGACCTCCTCCTCCGCTTCGCACCAGTCCCTTCTCCTCACCCTCACTGGCAGGGACCATCCCGGGATCGCCTCCCGGCTGACGGGCCTGCTCGCCGACGCGGGCGCGGTGCTGCTCGACATCGAGCAGGTGGTGGTGCAGGGGCAGCTCACCCTGTGCCTGCTCGTGCGCGTGCCCGAGGGGCGGGACGTTCTCCAGGAACTGCGCTCCGCGGTCCAGGCGCTGGGCGTGTCCCTGGAATCCCGAGCGGTGGGCGACTCAGGAGCCCAGGCCGCCGCGTCTCCCAGTCGTCATGTCGTCACCGTGGTGGGCCGTTCCCTCGGCGCGCGCGAACTGCACGCGGTGACGGAGTGCCTGGCCCGGCACGAGGCCAACATCGAGCGCATCCACCGCCTGTCCGACGTGGAGCCCGGTTCGTTCGAGCTCCACCTCGCCTTGCCGGCGAGCAAGGAGCCCGGGGAACTCCAGCGCTCGTTGCTGGAGCTGGCCATGGCCACGAGCGCCTTCGACGTGGCCTTGCAGCGCGAGAGTCTCTACCGGCGCGCCAAGCGCCTGGTGGTGATGGACATGGACTCCACGCTCATCCGCATCGAGGTCATCGACGAGCTGGCGCGGGCCCATGGTGTGGGCGAGCAGGTGTCGCGCATCACCGAGCGCGCCATGCACGGCGAGATGGACTACGACGAGTCGCTGCGTCAGCGCGTGGCGCTGCTCAAGGGGCTGGACGCGCGGGTGTTGCACGAACTCGCCGCCCGTCTTCCCCTCACCGAGGGCGCGGAGACCCTCATCCGCGTGCTCAAGCGCCTGGGCTACCGCACCGCCATCATCAGCGGAGGCTTCTCCGTGGCGGCCGAGGCGCTCAAGGCCCGTCTGGGCATCGACTACGCCCACTCCAACCTGTTGGAGGAGGCGGACGGCAAGCTCACCGGCCGCACCCTGGGCGCCATCGTCAACGCGCGCCGCAAGGCGGAGCTGTTGGAGGACATCGCCCGGGCGGAGGGCATCCTGCTCGACCAGGTCATCGCCGTGGGCGATGGCGCCAATGACTTGTTGATGCTGGAGCGCGCGGGGCTGGGCATCGCCTTTCGCGCCAAGCCCAAGCTGCGCCAGGCGGCCGACACCTCCATCTCCGCGGGCGGCCTGGACACCATCCTCTACTTCCTGGGGCTCACGGCCCGCGAGCTGCGGGAAGTGGGGGAGTAG
- a CDS encoding DUF309 domain-containing protein, producing MPRAFATCLGEGMTLFNEGAFHAAHEAWEEAWRHEHGPRRLLLQGLILAAAGWLKRDVGNTRGAWTLFSRALERLESLAPLCEGVDVDQLRRDITRWRAGEGADRPLLVWPLDASGGER from the coding sequence ATGCCTCGTGCGTTCGCTACCTGTCTGGGGGAGGGGATGACGCTCTTCAACGAGGGCGCCTTCCACGCGGCCCATGAGGCGTGGGAGGAAGCCTGGCGGCACGAGCACGGCCCGCGTCGGCTGTTGCTTCAGGGACTCATCCTCGCCGCGGCGGGCTGGCTCAAGCGTGACGTGGGCAACACTCGGGGCGCGTGGACACTCTTCTCGCGGGCCCTCGAGCGGCTGGAGTCCTTGGCTCCCCTGTGTGAGGGCGTGGATGTGGACCAGTTGAGGCGGGACATCACCCGGTGGCGAGCGGGCGAGGGAGCCGACAGACCCCTGCTCGTCTGGCCGCTGGACGCCTCGGGAGGAGAGCGCTGA
- a CDS encoding CPXCG motif-containing cysteine-rich protein codes for MQPFADDSLQLCPYCGEQVEVAADALGASSETYVEDCPVCCRPWVVRVTREDDEVFVSLGREDD; via the coding sequence ATGCAGCCCTTCGCCGATGACTCGTTGCAGCTCTGCCCCTACTGCGGGGAGCAGGTAGAGGTGGCCGCCGATGCACTGGGGGCCTCCTCGGAGACGTACGTGGAAGACTGCCCGGTGTGCTGCCGGCCGTGGGTCGTGCGCGTCACCCGTGAGGACGACGAGGTCTTCGTTTCCCTCGGGCGCGAGGACGACTGA
- a CDS encoding Hsp20/alpha crystallin family protein, which translates to MQSRWNPLMSNGAVALGPLVMREFDQLFRDLPVRPSGSREFAPAADIYETAEGITLQVDLPGHDAKSIEVKVENDTLTLKSERKRPESQKDEGTRRLERNFGVFTRSFVLPRTVDASRVEARYENGVLTLSLPRREETKPRVIEVKVNG; encoded by the coding sequence ATGCAAAGCCGTTGGAACCCGTTGATGAGCAATGGTGCCGTGGCGCTGGGCCCCCTGGTCATGAGGGAGTTCGACCAGCTCTTCCGCGACCTGCCCGTGCGTCCGTCCGGCTCGCGTGAGTTCGCCCCCGCAGCGGACATCTACGAGACCGCCGAGGGAATCACCCTGCAGGTGGACCTGCCGGGCCATGATGCGAAGTCCATCGAGGTGAAGGTGGAGAACGACACGCTCACCCTGAAGTCCGAGCGCAAGCGTCCGGAGTCGCAGAAGGACGAGGGCACCCGGCGTCTGGAGCGCAACTTCGGTGTGTTCACCCGCTCCTTCGTGCTGCCGCGCACGGTGGACGCGTCCCGGGTGGAGGCGCGCTACGAGAATGGCGTGCTGACGCTGTCGCTGCCCCGGCGTGAGGAGACCAAGCCGCGCGTCATCGAAGTGAAGGTGAATGGCTGA
- a CDS encoding response regulator, which produces MTDQLYTTHDISRLLQVDPSTVSKWIDRGILMAFRTPGGHRRVRSADLRTFLITHQMPVPEELGSSTVRLLVVDDERQVLDAIKRAFKPYANQVELQTTTSGVEALLLVSEQKPHGMLIDLNMPDIDGIEVCRRIRARKQMEGVRLITMTSAHSPEVVEQSKQAGAVACLPKPLDVQQVLDLFRVPLALGGTTPAAVKR; this is translated from the coding sequence ATGACGGATCAGCTCTACACGACCCACGACATCAGCCGGTTGCTCCAGGTGGACCCGTCCACGGTGAGCAAGTGGATCGACCGCGGCATCCTCATGGCGTTCCGGACGCCAGGCGGCCACCGGCGGGTGCGCTCGGCGGACCTGCGCACGTTCCTCATCACGCACCAGATGCCGGTGCCCGAGGAGTTGGGCAGCAGCACCGTGCGCCTGCTCGTGGTGGACGACGAGCGTCAGGTGCTCGACGCCATCAAGCGCGCGTTCAAGCCCTACGCCAACCAGGTGGAGCTGCAGACGACCACCAGCGGCGTCGAGGCGCTGCTGCTGGTGTCCGAGCAGAAGCCCCACGGCATGCTCATCGACCTGAACATGCCGGACATCGACGGTATCGAGGTGTGCCGCCGCATCCGCGCTCGCAAGCAGATGGAGGGCGTGCGGCTCATCACCATGACGTCCGCCCACTCGCCCGAGGTGGTGGAGCAGTCCAAGCAGGCGGGCGCCGTGGCGTGCCTGCCCAAGCCGCTGGACGTGCAGCAGGTGCTCGACTTGTTCCGCGTGCCGCTGGCGCTCGGGGGCACCACCCCCGCCGCCGTCAAGCGCTAG
- a CDS encoding KdsC family phosphatase encodes MTDLPPKPSRDELTERAARVRLLVFDVDGVLTDGGLYYGDGGEVMKRFDVKDGHGLVMARLAGLRTAILTARSSSIVEVRGRELGLSAIFQGRKDKSAGLDELLSQLGATPEECAYMGDDLNDLGPLSRVGLSACPADAALEVRQEVHYIARNRGGHGAARELVELCLRAAGHWEATVRQMKAAEALQAVKL; translated from the coding sequence ATGACGGACCTGCCGCCAAAGCCCAGCCGGGACGAGCTGACGGAGCGCGCCGCGCGGGTGCGCCTGCTCGTCTTCGACGTGGATGGGGTCCTCACGGACGGCGGCCTGTATTACGGCGATGGCGGCGAGGTGATGAAGCGCTTCGACGTGAAGGACGGCCACGGCCTGGTGATGGCCCGGCTCGCCGGCCTGCGCACCGCCATCCTCACCGCGCGCTCCTCCTCCATCGTGGAGGTGCGGGGCCGCGAACTGGGCCTCTCCGCCATCTTCCAGGGACGCAAGGACAAGTCCGCGGGCCTCGACGAGCTGCTCTCCCAACTGGGGGCGACCCCCGAGGAGTGCGCCTATATGGGGGATGACCTCAACGACCTGGGTCCCCTGAGCCGGGTGGGCCTGTCGGCCTGTCCGGCCGACGCGGCGCTCGAAGTTCGGCAGGAAGTGCATTACATCGCACGCAACCGGGGAGGTCACGGCGCGGCGCGCGAACTGGTGGAACTGTGCTTGCGGGCGGCGGGGCATTGGGAAGCCACCGTCCGACAGATGAAAGCCGCCGAGGCCCTACAGGCTGTCAAGTTGTGA
- the kdsA gene encoding 3-deoxy-8-phosphooctulonate synthase, producing MSTIQLCGHTVGEGHKLFVIAGPDSIESEDMALRHARMLKEMTSRLGVPYAFKCSYDKANRTSGKSFRGPGLKEGLRILERVKREVGVPILTDVHETSHVGPAAEVVDIIQIPAFLCRQTDLVEAVARTGKGVNLKKGQFVAPKDIVHSARKAVETGNPNVLVTERGATFGYNNLVVDMRGFAQMREAGLVVCFDATHSVQLPSSGDGQTGGERKFVSLLARSAAAAGIDALFTEVHEDPDRALCDGPCSLSPQMFEDVIRQVLAIRRALGHEPS from the coding sequence GTGAGCACCATCCAACTGTGCGGTCATACCGTGGGTGAGGGCCACAAGCTCTTCGTCATCGCCGGCCCGGACAGCATCGAGTCCGAGGACATGGCGCTGCGCCACGCGCGGATGCTCAAGGAGATGACGTCGCGGCTGGGCGTGCCCTATGCCTTCAAGTGCTCCTACGACAAGGCCAACCGCACGAGCGGCAAGTCCTTCCGGGGCCCGGGCCTGAAGGAGGGCCTGCGCATCCTCGAGCGCGTCAAGCGCGAGGTGGGCGTGCCCATCCTCACCGACGTCCACGAGACGAGCCACGTGGGCCCCGCCGCCGAGGTGGTGGACATCATCCAGATTCCCGCCTTCCTCTGCCGCCAGACGGACCTGGTGGAGGCCGTGGCGCGTACCGGCAAGGGCGTCAACCTCAAGAAGGGCCAGTTCGTGGCGCCCAAGGACATCGTCCACTCGGCGCGCAAGGCCGTGGAGACGGGCAACCCCAACGTGCTCGTCACCGAGCGCGGCGCCACCTTCGGCTACAACAACCTGGTGGTGGACATGCGCGGCTTCGCCCAGATGCGCGAGGCGGGGCTCGTCGTGTGCTTCGACGCCACCCACTCCGTGCAACTGCCCTCCTCTGGGGATGGGCAGACGGGCGGGGAGCGCAAGTTCGTCTCCCTCCTGGCGCGCTCGGCCGCCGCCGCCGGGATAGACGCGCTTTTCACGGAAGTGCATGAAGACCCGGACCGTGCCCTGTGCGACGGTCCGTGTTCGCTCTCCCCCCAGATGTTCGAGGACGTGATACGTCAGGTGCTCGCCATCCGACGTGCGCTGGGGCACGAGCCGTCATGA
- a CDS encoding CTP synthase: MRSKKTKYIFVTGGVVSSLGKGLASASIGTLLENRGLEITLLKLDPYINIDPGTMSPFQHGEVFVTDDGGETDMDLGHYERFTNARMSRLNNFTTGRIYHSVIQKERRGEYLGKTVQVIPHITDEIKSCIRQAAQGVDVVIVEVGGTVGDIESLPFLEAIRQMRYDVGAGNTTYVHLTLLPYIGAAGEVKTKPTQHSVMKLREIGIQPDFLLCRTDREISRELKDKIAMFCNVDTGNVFTSPDVGSIYELPLELHRQGLDERLTEALNIWSRAPRLERWEDIVRKVYSPSRGEVTVAMVGKYVDLKESYKSLNEALMHGGIANDVRVNLRFVDSQEVEDKGAEAILSGADAILVPGGFGVRGTEGKISAVRYAREKRVPFFGICLGLQMAVVEFSRNVLGLSGANSLEFNEHTPHPVVTLMESQVKVQDKGGTMRLGTYACALKPGSLAHKLYGEDSIQERHRHRYEVNNTYRARMQEAGLVVSGHNPELNLVEMIELPDHPHFIGCQFHPEFKSKPFAPHPLFSGFIRAALAQREAGRTQA; this comes from the coding sequence ATGCGCTCCAAGAAGACCAAGTACATCTTCGTGACCGGCGGCGTGGTGAGCTCGCTGGGCAAGGGGCTTGCTTCGGCTTCCATCGGTACCCTGCTCGAGAATCGCGGGCTGGAAATCACGCTGCTCAAGCTGGACCCCTACATCAACATCGACCCGGGCACGATGAGCCCGTTCCAACATGGCGAGGTCTTCGTCACCGACGACGGGGGCGAGACCGACATGGACCTGGGTCACTACGAGCGCTTCACGAACGCTCGGATGTCGCGGCTCAACAACTTCACCACCGGTCGCATCTACCACTCCGTCATCCAGAAGGAGCGGCGGGGCGAGTACCTGGGCAAGACGGTGCAGGTGATTCCGCACATCACCGATGAAATCAAGTCCTGCATCCGCCAGGCGGCGCAAGGCGTGGACGTGGTCATCGTGGAAGTGGGCGGCACCGTGGGTGACATCGAGTCCCTGCCCTTCCTCGAGGCCATCCGCCAGATGCGCTACGACGTGGGGGCGGGCAACACGACCTACGTGCACCTCACGCTGCTGCCCTACATCGGCGCGGCGGGCGAGGTGAAGACCAAGCCCACCCAGCACTCGGTGATGAAGCTGCGGGAGATCGGCATCCAGCCGGACTTCCTGCTGTGCCGCACGGACCGGGAGATCAGCCGCGAGCTCAAGGACAAGATCGCCATGTTCTGCAACGTGGACACGGGCAACGTGTTCACCTCGCCGGACGTGGGGAGCATCTACGAGCTGCCCCTGGAGCTGCACCGCCAGGGCCTGGACGAGCGGCTGACCGAGGCGCTCAACATCTGGAGCCGGGCGCCGCGGCTGGAGCGCTGGGAGGACATCGTCCGCAAGGTGTACTCGCCGAGCCGGGGCGAGGTGACGGTGGCCATGGTCGGCAAGTACGTGGACCTGAAGGAGAGCTACAAGAGCCTCAACGAGGCCTTGATGCACGGCGGCATCGCCAACGACGTGCGGGTGAACCTGCGCTTCGTGGACTCGCAGGAGGTGGAGGACAAGGGCGCGGAGGCCATCCTCTCTGGAGCGGACGCCATCCTCGTGCCGGGCGGCTTCGGGGTGCGGGGCACCGAGGGGAAGATCTCCGCGGTGCGTTATGCCCGGGAGAAGCGGGTGCCCTTCTTCGGCATCTGCCTGGGCCTGCAGATGGCGGTGGTGGAGTTCAGCCGCAACGTGCTGGGCTTGAGTGGAGCCAACTCCCTGGAGTTCAATGAGCACACGCCCCACCCGGTGGTGACGCTCATGGAGAGTCAGGTGAAGGTCCAGGACAAGGGAGGCACCATGCGTCTGGGCACCTATGCCTGCGCGCTCAAGCCGGGCTCGCTCGCCCACAAGCTGTATGGCGAGGACTCCATCCAGGAGCGCCACCGCCACCGCTACGAGGTGAACAACACCTACCGCGCGCGCATGCAGGAGGCGGGGCTCGTGGTGTCCGGACACAATCCGGAACTCAACCTCGTGGAGATGATCGAGCTGCCGGACCACCCGCACTTCATCGGCTGCCAGTTCCACCCCGAGTTCAAGAGCAAGCCCTTCGCGCCCCATCCGCTCTTCTCGGGCTTCATCCGGGCGGCGCTCGCGCAGCGCGAGGCGGGGAGGACCCAGGCGTGA
- a CDS encoding ABC transporter ATP-binding protein — MGLARPQARRIIAGTFFLVLASALGLVYPKIIGDIIDQSLKSGNREHIDRVALAMVVVFLFQGVAMALRYYLFTTAGERVVTRLRQNLFASLMSQEVGFFDERKTGELTNRLSSDTTVLQNAVSVNISMALRNAAQAFGGIGLLFYTSPVLTALMLTIVPAVAVGAVSYGRKVRGLSKESQDALAVANEVAEESLSGIRTVRSFAAERHEVERYQSATEHAYDVARRRAKQSSFFLAGASSAGYLSSAVVLWYGGRMVLDGRMTVGNLTSFLIYSLMVAFALGALADLWADFMRASGAAERVFELIDRVPAIPSSGGERLAAVQGRVEFQDVRFAYPTRRDVPVLKGIHLALAPGEVVAIVGPSGAGKSTLAALLARMYDPQEGRVLLDGRELSTLDTEWLRQQVGTVAQEPMLFATSIADNIRYGRKDATDAEVEAAARTANAHEFISRFPEGYQTMVGERGVQLSGGQKQRIAIARAVLKDPRLLVLDEATSALDAESEHLVKEALERLMRGRTTLIIAHRLSTVMGADRVVVMEGGQVVQSGDHSTLMGQEGLYRRLVERQFVAA; from the coding sequence ATGGGGCTGGCGCGCCCGCAGGCCCGCCGGATCATCGCCGGAACCTTCTTCCTCGTGCTCGCGAGCGCCCTGGGTCTGGTGTACCCGAAGATCATCGGGGACATCATCGACCAGAGCCTCAAGTCGGGGAACCGGGAGCACATCGACCGGGTGGCCCTGGCCATGGTGGTCGTCTTCCTCTTCCAGGGCGTGGCGATGGCGCTGCGCTACTACCTCTTCACCACCGCGGGCGAGCGCGTGGTGACGCGGCTGCGGCAGAACCTGTTCGCGAGCCTCATGTCCCAGGAGGTGGGCTTCTTCGACGAGCGCAAGACGGGAGAGCTCACCAACCGGCTGTCCTCGGACACCACGGTGCTGCAGAACGCGGTGAGCGTGAACATCTCCATGGCGCTGCGCAACGCGGCCCAGGCGTTCGGCGGAATTGGCCTGCTCTTCTACACCTCGCCGGTGCTCACCGCGCTGATGCTCACCATCGTGCCCGCGGTGGCGGTGGGGGCGGTGTCGTATGGGCGCAAGGTGCGCGGCCTCTCCAAGGAGTCGCAGGACGCGCTCGCGGTAGCCAACGAGGTGGCCGAGGAGAGCCTGTCGGGCATCCGCACCGTGCGCTCCTTCGCCGCCGAGCGCCACGAGGTGGAGCGCTACCAGAGCGCCACCGAGCACGCCTACGACGTCGCGCGCCGCCGGGCCAAACAGTCCTCGTTCTTCCTCGCGGGCGCCTCGTCCGCGGGCTACCTCTCCTCGGCGGTGGTGCTCTGGTACGGCGGGCGGATGGTGCTCGACGGGAGGATGACGGTGGGCAACCTCACCTCCTTCCTCATCTACTCGCTCATGGTGGCCTTCGCGCTGGGAGCGCTCGCGGACCTGTGGGCGGACTTCATGCGCGCCTCGGGTGCCGCCGAGCGCGTCTTCGAACTCATCGACCGCGTGCCCGCCATTCCGTCCTCGGGGGGCGAGCGCCTGGCGGCGGTGCAGGGCCGGGTCGAGTTCCAGGACGTGCGCTTCGCCTATCCCACGCGGCGGGACGTGCCGGTGCTCAAGGGCATCCACCTGGCACTCGCGCCGGGCGAGGTGGTGGCCATCGTCGGCCCCTCGGGCGCGGGCAAGTCCACGCTCGCCGCGCTGCTCGCGCGCATGTATGACCCGCAGGAGGGCCGGGTGCTGCTGGACGGGCGGGAGCTGAGCACGCTGGACACCGAGTGGCTGCGCCAGCAGGTGGGCACGGTGGCGCAGGAGCCCATGCTGTTCGCCACCTCCATCGCGGACAACATCCGCTATGGCCGCAAGGACGCCACGGACGCCGAGGTGGAAGCCGCCGCGCGCACCGCCAACGCCCACGAGTTCATCTCCCGCTTCCCCGAGGGCTACCAGACGATGGTGGGCGAGCGCGGCGTGCAGCTGTCCGGCGGGCAGAAGCAGCGCATCGCCATTGCCCGCGCGGTGCTCAAGGATCCGCGCCTGCTGGTGCTCGACGAGGCCACCAGCGCCCTGGACGCCGAGAGCGAGCACCTGGTGAAGGAGGCCCTCGAGCGGCTGATGCGCGGGCGCACCACGCTCATCATCGCCCACCGCCTGTCCACGGTGATGGGGGCCGACCGCGTGGTGGTGATGGAGGGGGGCCAGGTGGTGCAGAGCGGCGACCACTCCACCCTCATGGGCCAGGAGGGCCTCTACCGTCGCCTGGTGGAACGCCAATTCGTCGCCGCCTGA
- the kdsB gene encoding 3-deoxy-manno-octulosonate cytidylyltransferase → MSAPRPVAVIPARYASTRFPGKPLASIAGRPMIEHVWRRCQEALVFGEVLVATDDVRIQEAVEGFGGTAVMTSPECATGTDRVAEVARTRADVDVWVNVQGDEPLVDPDTLRVLAGLFADPAVEMGTLVRPLEAAEQASPHVVKAVLALNGDALYFSRALLPFVREPGEAGAVRHWAHLGLYGYRRATLLRLAGLSPTPLEGAEKLEQLRALEHGVRIRCGQVAGHTVAVDVPGDVARVEAVLRGG, encoded by the coding sequence ATGTCCGCCCCCCGTCCCGTCGCCGTCATCCCCGCGCGCTACGCGAGCACGCGCTTTCCTGGCAAACCCCTGGCGTCCATCGCCGGCCGGCCGATGATCGAACACGTCTGGCGCCGCTGCCAGGAGGCGCTCGTCTTCGGCGAGGTGCTGGTGGCCACCGACGATGTGCGCATCCAGGAGGCGGTGGAGGGCTTTGGGGGCACGGCGGTGATGACCTCGCCCGAGTGCGCCACGGGAACGGACCGGGTGGCGGAGGTGGCCCGGACGCGTGCGGACGTGGACGTCTGGGTGAACGTGCAGGGGGACGAGCCGCTGGTGGATCCGGACACCCTGAGGGTGCTCGCGGGCCTGTTCGCCGACCCGGCGGTGGAGATGGGCACCCTGGTGCGGCCCCTGGAGGCGGCCGAGCAGGCCAGTCCCCACGTGGTGAAGGCGGTGCTGGCGCTCAATGGGGACGCGCTGTACTTCAGCCGCGCCCTGCTGCCCTTCGTGCGCGAGCCGGGCGAGGCCGGCGCGGTGCGGCACTGGGCGCACCTGGGCCTGTATGGCTACCGGCGCGCGACGCTGCTGCGCCTCGCCGGGCTGAGCCCCACCCCGCTGGAAGGGGCGGAGAAATTGGAGCAGCTACGAGCCCTGGAGCATGGGGTGCGCATCCGCTGTGGCCAGGTGGCGGGACACACGGTGGCGGTGGACGTGCCCGGGGACGTGGCGCGGGTGGAGGCGGTGTTGCGCGGCGGCTGA
- the wecB gene encoding non-hydrolyzing UDP-N-acetylglucosamine 2-epimerase, whose translation MKKVLHIVGARPNFMKVAPIHRAIRERGVLAQTLVHTGQHYDVKMSDVFFTDLGMPAPDVHLGIGSGSHTEQTARVMIELEKVFTQEKPDLVSVVGDVNSTLAGALVAVKMGIKLAHVEAGLRSGDRTMPEEINRLLVDRISDLLLTPSADADANLLREGIEPERIRMVGNVMIDSLLSAREQALRLPTLKDMGFTPRGYAVCTLHRASNVDDEGTLRGLLSALGHVASRLPVVFPVHPRTRKRIADLGLGPTLERTPGLRLVDPLGYLEFLALTSQARLVFTDSGGLQEETTVLGIPCLTVRENTERPITVDVGTNLVVGTDPAHIQREADRILDGHEKKGRVPDGWDGHSGERIAQLYEETLGAVAAPRRAAV comes from the coding sequence ATGAAGAAGGTTCTCCATATCGTCGGGGCGCGTCCCAACTTCATGAAGGTCGCGCCCATCCACCGGGCCATCCGCGAGCGCGGCGTGCTCGCCCAGACCCTCGTCCACACCGGGCAGCACTACGACGTGAAGATGAGCGATGTCTTCTTCACCGACCTGGGCATGCCCGCCCCCGACGTCCACCTCGGCATCGGCTCGGGCAGCCACACCGAGCAGACCGCCCGGGTGATGATCGAGCTGGAGAAGGTCTTCACCCAGGAGAAGCCCGACCTCGTGTCCGTGGTGGGCGACGTCAACAGCACCCTGGCCGGGGCGCTCGTGGCGGTGAAGATGGGCATCAAGCTCGCCCACGTGGAGGCGGGGTTGCGCAGCGGCGACCGCACCATGCCCGAGGAGATCAACCGGCTGCTCGTGGACCGCATCTCGGACCTGCTGCTCACGCCCTCGGCCGACGCGGACGCCAACCTGCTGCGCGAGGGCATCGAGCCCGAGCGCATCCGCATGGTGGGCAACGTGATGATCGACTCGCTCCTGTCGGCGCGCGAGCAGGCCCTGCGCCTGCCCACCCTCAAGGACATGGGCTTCACCCCGCGCGGCTACGCGGTGTGCACCCTGCACCGCGCCTCCAACGTGGATGACGAGGGCACGCTGCGCGGACTGCTCTCCGCGCTCGGCCACGTGGCCAGCCGCCTGCCCGTCGTCTTCCCCGTCCACCCGCGCACCCGCAAGCGCATCGCGGACCTGGGCCTCGGGCCCACCCTGGAGCGCACCCCGGGCCTGCGCCTCGTGGATCCGCTCGGCTACCTGGAGTTCCTCGCGCTCACCTCCCAGGCCCGGCTCGTCTTCACCGACTCGGGCGGCCTCCAGGAGGAGACCACCGTGCTCGGCATTCCCTGCCTCACCGTGCGCGAGAACACCGAGCGGCCCATCACCGTGGACGTGGGCACCAACCTCGTCGTGGGCACCGACCCCGCCCACATCCAGAGGGAAGCGGACCGCATCCTCGACGGGCACGAGAAGAAGGGCCGGGTGCCCGATGGCTGGGACGGCCACAGTGGCGAGCGCATCGCCCAGCTCTACGAGGAGACGCTCGGCGCCGTCGCCGCCCCCCGACGCGCGGCCGTCTAG
- a CDS encoding RluA family pseudouridine synthase — translation MSETPEGFVDISFVVEPNYAGWRLERYLAQKLRRLPRERLLGVIQRGVLCEERRLKPSTPVYPGLSFRIRRPASAEPDTPTEVPVVFEDDWLLVLDKPAGLPLHPTARYHKGTLVSLLRERLGHASAEPAHRLDRETSGLVVCGRTTEACRVLGRLFISREVHKEYLAICEGHPPEDSFRVDAPIAEGTELIRIAVRIDPILGKESHTRFEVLSRFTLEGEPFALLRCHPETGRQHQIRVHLREAGFPLVGDKMYGPDPGYFDRFSKRCLEPEAWVRLRLPRHALHAARLSFPHPATGQRVTFESPLPGDLQDFIANRTPAGLIFPGADGA, via the coding sequence ATGAGTGAGACCCCCGAGGGCTTCGTCGACATCTCCTTCGTCGTCGAGCCGAACTACGCCGGCTGGAGGCTCGAGCGCTACCTCGCCCAGAAGCTCCGCCGGCTGCCTCGCGAGCGGCTGCTCGGCGTCATCCAGCGCGGAGTCCTCTGCGAGGAGCGCCGGCTCAAGCCCTCCACGCCCGTCTACCCGGGCCTGTCCTTCCGCATCCGCCGGCCCGCGAGCGCCGAGCCCGACACGCCCACCGAAGTGCCCGTCGTCTTCGAGGACGACTGGCTGCTCGTGCTCGACAAGCCCGCCGGGCTGCCGCTGCACCCCACCGCCCGCTACCACAAGGGCACGCTCGTCTCCTTGCTGCGCGAGCGCTTGGGCCATGCCTCCGCCGAGCCCGCGCACCGCTTGGACCGGGAGACCAGTGGCCTGGTCGTCTGCGGACGCACCACCGAGGCCTGCCGGGTGCTCGGCCGGCTTTTCATCTCGCGCGAGGTGCACAAGGAGTACCTCGCCATCTGCGAGGGCCATCCTCCCGAGGACTCCTTCCGCGTGGATGCCCCCATCGCCGAGGGGACCGAGCTCATCCGCATCGCGGTACGCATCGACCCCATCCTGGGCAAGGAAAGCCACACGCGCTTCGAGGTGCTCAGCCGCTTCACCCTCGAGGGCGAGCCCTTCGCCCTCTTGCGCTGCCACCCCGAGACCGGACGCCAGCATCAGATCCGCGTCCACTTGCGCGAGGCGGGCTTTCCGCTCGTGGGCGACAAGATGTACGGGCCGGACCCCGGCTACTTCGATCGGTTCAGCAAACGCTGCCTCGAGCCCGAGGCGTGGGTGCGCTTGCGCCTTCCCCGCCACGCCCTCCACGCCGCGCGCCTGTCCTTCCCCCACCCGGCCACCGGCCAGCGCGTCACGTTCGAGTCCCCGCTCCCCGGAGACCTCCAGGACTTCATCGCCAACCGGACTCCGGCCGGGCTGATCTTCCCTGGCGCGGACGGTGCATAA